One Obesumbacterium proteus DNA window includes the following coding sequences:
- the ccmI gene encoding c-type cytochrome biogenesis protein CcmI, which translates to MAFWLIVLVLLIIAAALLLVPVLRQPQRDLPEDRDRLNTRFYHQRLQELEQDEEQGVVAERQVMIEELQQNLLSDVPDAQAAKPEPLNRWVLLPGVVILVLISVGFYLKTGGLAQVQGWNLVMSEMPSLRERVMNEDKQPLTMEEIARLGLGLRTELQTDPRNVADWVMLGRIGMALNNATTATQAFSHAYQLAPNEPEVALGYAEVLTRSNDPEDNKQAADMLGNMMARNHQDVRVLSLLAFNAFEQGDYKKAIGAWEMMLRVLSENDSRREVLKRSIEQAKAQSGEDNTQLSVTINLPPEVERQLPPTAVLVVSVTDGVAPIPVAVKQLPLGHFPVTVSLSDANAMMPERLLSAQKQVKVRARISRNGLANPQPGDWFGESAVMPYNKESQISVQIDHQVP; encoded by the coding sequence ATGGCTTTTTGGTTGATAGTTTTAGTTTTGTTGATTATCGCTGCCGCATTATTGCTGGTTCCAGTGCTACGTCAGCCTCAGCGCGATCTGCCGGAAGATCGCGATCGCCTTAATACGCGTTTTTACCATCAGCGTTTGCAAGAGCTTGAGCAAGACGAAGAGCAGGGCGTGGTGGCTGAGCGTCAGGTGATGATTGAGGAACTACAGCAAAATCTGCTGTCTGATGTGCCTGATGCACAAGCGGCGAAACCTGAGCCGTTAAACCGCTGGGTGTTACTGCCGGGCGTGGTCATTTTGGTGCTGATTTCCGTTGGTTTTTATCTTAAAACCGGCGGTCTGGCGCAGGTTCAGGGCTGGAATTTGGTCATGAGCGAAATGCCTTCTCTGCGTGAGCGCGTGATGAATGAAGATAAGCAGCCGCTCACGATGGAAGAGATTGCGCGTTTGGGATTAGGCTTGCGCACCGAGCTGCAAACCGATCCGCGTAATGTGGCTGACTGGGTAATGTTAGGCCGCATCGGTATGGCGCTGAATAATGCAACGACCGCTACTCAGGCCTTTTCCCATGCGTATCAGTTAGCACCGAATGAGCCGGAAGTGGCATTGGGCTACGCAGAAGTGCTCACTCGTTCCAACGATCCTGAAGACAATAAACAAGCTGCGGATATGCTGGGCAACATGATGGCGCGCAACCATCAAGATGTACGGGTTCTCAGTCTGTTAGCCTTCAATGCTTTCGAGCAGGGCGATTACAAGAAAGCGATCGGCGCGTGGGAGATGATGCTGCGCGTACTGTCGGAAAATGATAGTCGTCGCGAAGTGTTAAAGCGCAGCATTGAGCAAGCCAAAGCACAGTCTGGTGAGGATAATACCCAGCTGAGTGTCACGATTAATCTGCCTCCGGAGGTTGAACGCCAATTGCCGCCAACGGCGGTGCTGGTGGTGTCAGTCACCGATGGCGTTGCGCCTATCCCTGTGGCGGTGAAGCAGCTGCCTTTGGGGCATTTCCCGGTTACGGTATCGTTATCCGATGCGAATGCCATGATGCCAGAGCGTTTGCTTTCGGCCCAAAAGCAGGTGAAGGTGCGTGCACGGATCTCTCGAAATGGTTTAGCCAATCCGCAACCGGGTGACTGGTTCGGTGAAAGTGCGGTTATGCCCTATAATAAAGAGAGTCAGATTAGCGTACAGATTGATCATCAAGTACCATAA
- a CDS encoding cytochrome c-type biogenesis protein: MLRWVSALAGIMLSVSAWAAIDTYSFKSVEQEQQYRELTEQLRCPKCQNNSIADSNAIIASDMRQKVYELMEKGYTNKQITEYMVARYGNFVTYEPPLTAATIILWAGPALFVLLGAIVVITRARRRRPNEPEVSSSETLSEAEKQRLNQLLNDSDREH, encoded by the coding sequence ATGCTACGATGGGTTAGCGCGCTGGCGGGTATTATGCTTTCGGTGAGCGCGTGGGCGGCCATTGATACCTACAGCTTTAAAAGCGTGGAACAAGAGCAGCAATACCGTGAGTTAACCGAACAGCTGCGCTGTCCAAAATGCCAGAACAACAGCATCGCTGACTCCAACGCTATTATCGCCTCCGATATGCGTCAGAAAGTGTATGAGCTGATGGAAAAAGGCTACACCAACAAGCAGATTACCGAATATATGGTGGCGCGCTATGGCAACTTCGTCACCTATGAGCCGCCGTTAACCGCGGCGACCATTATTCTTTGGGCTGGCCCTGCGCTGTTTGTTTTACTGGGCGCTATCGTGGTGATTACCCGAGCACGCCGTCGCCGTCCTAACGAGCCTGAGGTATCGAGCAGCGAGACGCTCAGCGAGGCCGAGAAACAACGTTTAAACCAGCTACTTAACGACAGCGACAGGGAACATTGA